A single region of the Coprobacter tertius genome encodes:
- the aspT gene encoding aspartate-alanine antiporter produces METILHFFRTYPEMAIFLTIGIGFWVGTLKYKSFTLGTVTSVLLIGVLVGQMDIPIPGPVKSVFFLLFLFSIGYSVGPQFFQSLKSDGLPQVGFACVLCILCLVVTVVIAKILGYNPGEAIGLFAGAQTISAVIGVGTDTIGTLGNSPEEKKAWLDIIPVCYAVTYIYGTIGSAYILGTIGPKMLGGLEKVKQKTRELENEMRKGDIEDDPALINANRPVVFRAYCACNDWFSTPRTVADIEKKLQDMGRRIFVERVRSAGKIVEVTPQLIIKQKDELVLSGRREIIIEDESWIGEEVNDPELLTFPVEDIFVMLTKKTAKGKTLSELRRQEFMHGIMIKNIKRTGVQIPVMANTKLQSGDLLEIVGMQNDIKQAAPNLGYIDRPTNKTDMIFVGLGILIGGIIGALSIHLGGIPISLSTSGGALLSGLFFGWLRTKHPTFGRIPEPAVWIFNNLGLNMFIAVIGITAGPTFLTGIKEMGFVIFFAGILATSIPLFLGIWIGNKIFKFHPAINLGCNAGSRTTTAALGAIQESLESTVPALGYTVTYAVGNTLLILWGVVIVLFMA; encoded by the coding sequence ATGGAGACAATTCTGCATTTTTTCAGGACTTATCCCGAAATGGCGATATTTCTGACAATCGGTATCGGTTTCTGGGTAGGTACGCTAAAGTATAAAAGCTTTACTTTGGGCACAGTTACTTCGGTCCTGCTTATAGGAGTTTTGGTAGGACAAATGGATATACCTATCCCAGGACCTGTAAAATCGGTTTTCTTTCTTTTATTCTTATTTTCGATAGGTTATAGTGTAGGTCCGCAGTTTTTTCAATCTCTGAAAAGTGACGGTTTACCCCAGGTTGGTTTCGCCTGCGTACTTTGTATTTTGTGTCTTGTCGTAACAGTAGTAATTGCCAAAATACTGGGCTATAACCCGGGAGAAGCCATCGGCTTATTTGCCGGAGCTCAAACAATATCAGCTGTCATCGGAGTAGGTACCGATACGATAGGAACACTCGGTAACAGCCCTGAAGAAAAAAAAGCATGGCTCGACATTATTCCCGTTTGTTATGCCGTAACCTATATTTACGGGACCATAGGATCGGCCTATATATTAGGAACAATCGGACCTAAAATGCTGGGAGGACTCGAAAAGGTAAAGCAAAAAACCCGTGAACTCGAAAACGAGATGCGCAAAGGGGATATCGAGGACGATCCCGCACTTATCAATGCCAATCGTCCTGTCGTTTTCAGGGCTTATTGTGCTTGCAACGATTGGTTCTCGACTCCTCGTACAGTTGCAGATATTGAAAAGAAACTACAGGATATGGGTCGTCGTATTTTTGTAGAAAGAGTACGCTCTGCCGGAAAAATAGTAGAAGTCACGCCACAACTCATTATTAAACAAAAAGATGAACTCGTTTTAAGCGGACGCCGTGAAATCATTATAGAAGACGAAAGCTGGATCGGTGAAGAAGTGAACGACCCAGAATTGTTGACATTCCCGGTAGAAGATATATTCGTAATGCTTACAAAAAAAACAGCGAAAGGAAAAACCCTCTCCGAATTACGCCGACAAGAATTCATGCATGGCATCATGATAAAAAACATTAAAAGAACCGGAGTACAAATTCCCGTAATGGCCAATACAAAATTACAAAGTGGCGACCTTTTAGAAATCGTCGGAATGCAAAACGACATCAAACAAGCTGCACCCAATTTAGGCTATATCGATAGGCCGACCAATAAAACCGATATGATATTCGTCGGACTGGGTATCTTGATCGGTGGTATCATCGGAGCCTTATCTATACACTTGGGTGGTATTCCTATCAGTCTGAGCACAAGCGGAGGAGCACTACTTTCCGGCTTATTCTTCGGATGGCTCCGAACCAAACACCCGACCTTCGGACGTATCCCGGAACCGGCTGTTTGGATATTCAATAATCTCGGCCTTAATATGTTCATTGCAGTTATCGGTATAACGGCCGGCCCTACATTCCTTACCGGAATCAAAGAAATGGGTTTTGTCATATTTTTCGCCGGTATATTGGCAACCTCTATTCCATTATTCCTCGGAATCTGGATCGGAAATAAAATATTCAAATTCCATCCGGCCATCAACTTAGGGTGTAACGCCGGTAGCCGTACGACTACAGCCGCTTTAGGAGCCATTCAGGAATCACTCGAAAGTACCGTTCCGGCACTGGGATATACTGTTACCTATGCCGTAGGAAACACCCTACTTATATTATGGGGAGTCGTAATCGTACTGTTTATGGCATAA
- a CDS encoding M16 family metallopeptidase: MKILSKIMISTLLVSLIFTSQVSAQQMLPLPIDKDVRYGILDNGLTYYVRHNELPKNRAEFYIAQKVGSILEEDDQRGLAHFLEHMAFNGTKNFPGKSMLNYLESIGVKFGTNVNAYTSFDETVYNLSNVPTIRQGIVDSCLLILHDWASQIALEDKEIDEERGVIREEWRTRTDANMRMWDILIPTMFEGSQYANRMPIGTMDVVMNFPYKTLRDYYHKWYRPDQQGIIVVGDINAEKVEAEIKKIFGAIPMPANAAERIYYTVPDNKEPIVVVGKDKEATSTGVMVFFKHEPIPKELKATIAGIAQAYIQAVANMMINARLSEIAQKPDAPFLRAYTYDGNFFVSKTKDAFTVEALSKEGESAKALKAVLVEIERANKYGFTPSEYDRAKASLLSMVEQVYNEKDKTRNSSYVEEYVNHFIDGGAIPGIETEYNLYKHLASEISLEDINKYIEKRITDDNIVVAITGPDKEGVDYPSESDVLEIIKNTHTENLTPYEDKTFDEPLISEEPVPGKIIKKQQEKDFGTTVWTLSNGAKVVIKPTDYKNDEILFNASSKGGSNLYPTKDIVNLDVFNSVIDLSKNGNFTNIDLKKMLAGKQVSVSLQLGDYSESVSGTSTPKDLETMLQLVYLSMTDINKDENAYMSWKQRMASALRNQEASPQKALRDTLNVAMWNNNPRAKNLTAEDLDKIDYDRILTIWKERFGDASDFTFTFVGNIDTAQLKPLVEKYIASLPSLHQKEKSGKPQMQIRKGKYVNDFKRQMETPKSTVYMIYSGNIKYSQEDAIKLSMFDQIMDIVYTATIREEEGGTYGVSTQSSMSRNQNNWIFMIAFDTNPEMQEKMQKRAVDELMKQVDNGPSEENFNKVKEYMLKQYNENLHDNGFWLGNIVNYKLTGKNEMKQYEEIIKKQSPETIKKLVKKLFSQGNYIQVTMDGVVK, from the coding sequence ATGAAAATTCTCAGTAAAATCATGATTTCAACATTGCTTGTTTCTCTGATTTTCACAAGTCAGGTTTCAGCACAGCAAATGCTCCCCTTACCCATTGATAAAGATGTAAGGTATGGTATTCTCGATAACGGACTTACCTATTATGTAAGACATAATGAATTACCTAAAAACAGGGCAGAATTTTATATTGCACAAAAGGTCGGATCGATTCTTGAAGAAGACGACCAAAGAGGTCTGGCACATTTTCTCGAGCACATGGCCTTTAACGGAACCAAAAATTTCCCGGGAAAATCGATGCTCAATTACCTCGAATCGATCGGTGTAAAATTCGGAACCAACGTAAATGCTTACACCTCCTTCGACGAAACAGTATATAACCTATCTAATGTACCTACCATACGACAAGGTATCGTAGATAGTTGCTTACTTATCTTACACGACTGGGCTTCCCAAATAGCCTTGGAAGATAAAGAAATCGATGAGGAACGCGGAGTAATCAGAGAAGAATGGAGAACCCGTACCGACGCAAACATGAGAATGTGGGATATACTTATACCTACCATGTTCGAAGGTAGCCAGTATGCCAATAGAATGCCGATCGGAACAATGGATGTTGTTATGAATTTCCCCTATAAAACATTACGGGATTATTATCATAAATGGTATCGCCCCGACCAGCAGGGAATCATCGTAGTAGGAGACATAAACGCAGAGAAAGTAGAAGCAGAAATTAAAAAAATATTCGGAGCCATACCCATGCCTGCAAATGCCGCCGAACGCATATACTATACCGTACCGGACAATAAAGAGCCGATTGTAGTAGTAGGGAAAGATAAAGAAGCCACTTCTACGGGTGTTATGGTTTTCTTTAAACACGAACCGATACCTAAAGAACTGAAAGCAACGATAGCAGGGATAGCCCAAGCATATATTCAGGCTGTAGCAAATATGATGATTAATGCAAGACTTTCAGAAATCGCGCAAAAACCCGATGCACCTTTTCTGAGGGCTTATACTTACGACGGAAATTTCTTTGTTTCAAAAACCAAAGATGCATTTACCGTAGAGGCATTAAGTAAAGAAGGTGAATCAGCTAAAGCACTGAAAGCCGTTTTAGTAGAAATAGAAAGAGCCAATAAATACGGATTTACACCTTCTGAATACGACCGGGCAAAAGCCAGTTTACTAAGTATGGTCGAACAAGTTTATAATGAAAAGGATAAAACCCGGAACAGTTCTTATGTAGAAGAATATGTGAATCATTTTATCGACGGAGGAGCCATCCCCGGAATCGAAACCGAATATAACCTTTATAAGCATTTGGCTTCTGAAATATCCCTCGAAGATATAAATAAATATATCGAAAAAAGAATCACAGACGACAATATCGTTGTTGCGATCACAGGTCCAGATAAAGAAGGAGTCGACTACCCTTCGGAATCCGACGTTTTAGAAATTATAAAAAATACGCATACCGAAAATCTAACTCCTTATGAAGATAAAACATTCGACGAACCACTGATATCCGAAGAACCCGTACCGGGAAAAATTATAAAAAAACAACAAGAAAAGGATTTCGGAACTACCGTTTGGACACTCTCTAACGGCGCTAAAGTAGTTATTAAACCGACCGACTATAAAAACGATGAAATTTTATTCAATGCCAGCAGTAAAGGCGGAAGCAACCTTTATCCCACTAAAGACATTGTCAATCTCGACGTATTCAATTCTGTCATCGATTTGAGTAAAAACGGTAATTTTACTAATATCGATTTAAAGAAAATGCTCGCAGGCAAGCAAGTCAGTGTTTCTTTACAATTAGGAGACTATTCCGAAAGTGTTTCAGGAACGAGTACTCCAAAAGATCTGGAAACTATGTTGCAACTGGTTTACCTGAGCATGACAGATATAAATAAAGACGAAAATGCATACATGTCTTGGAAACAAAGAATGGCTTCAGCACTCCGCAATCAGGAAGCCAGCCCTCAAAAAGCACTCAGAGACACCTTAAATGTCGCTATGTGGAACAACAATCCGCGAGCAAAGAATCTGACAGCCGAAGACCTCGATAAAATCGATTATGATCGTATCCTTACTATTTGGAAAGAACGGTTCGGTGACGCATCTGATTTTACATTTACGTTTGTCGGAAATATAGATACAGCACAGTTGAAACCTTTGGTCGAAAAATATATCGCTTCATTACCTTCGCTTCACCAAAAAGAAAAATCGGGAAAACCCCAAATGCAAATACGTAAAGGAAAATATGTAAACGATTTTAAACGGCAAATGGAAACCCCAAAATCAACGGTGTATATGATCTATTCGGGAAATATCAAATATTCACAGGAAGACGCCATTAAATTAAGCATGTTCGATCAGATTATGGATATTGTTTACACTGCTACCATCAGAGAAGAAGAAGGCGGTACTTATGGGGTAAGTACACAATCGAGCATGTCACGAAATCAAAATAACTGGATATTCATGATTGCTTTCGATACTAATCCCGAGATGCAGGAAAAAATGCAAAAAAGAGCTGTAGATGAACTGATGAAACAGGTCGACAATGGACCGTCTGAAGAAAACTTCAATAAAGTAAAAGAATATATGCTCAAACAATATAATGAGAACCTGCATGATAACGGATTCTGGCTCGGAAATATCGTTAATTATAAGCTTACCGGAAAAAATGAAATGAAACAGTATGAAGAAATCATTAAAAAACAAAGTCCCGAAACGATAAAAAAACTGGTAAAAAAATTATTTTCACAAGGTAACTATATACAAGTAACGATGGATGGCGTTGTCAAATAA
- a CDS encoding response regulator transcription factor produces MMHNKHIAIVSAYSLNNTGLKYLLSEFFSAVYIDIFRDVKSLMEHTPEKFDFYFLNAESYVLYSDFFLPRKNKVILLTTIKDNISAGTNTANRIDICADTNQIIEQLQSLFETACHQTSSDSHEPLTPREKEVLQLIAQGYINKEIADKLNISFNTVLSHRKNITSKLGIKTLSGLSFYAMMNGYITPSDIEQI; encoded by the coding sequence ATGATGCATAATAAACATATTGCCATCGTATCGGCTTATTCATTGAATAATACAGGCTTGAAATATCTATTGTCCGAATTTTTTTCAGCTGTGTATATCGATATATTCAGGGATGTGAAATCTCTGATGGAACATACTCCCGAAAAATTCGATTTCTATTTTCTGAATGCAGAAAGCTATGTACTTTATTCCGATTTCTTTCTTCCGAGAAAAAACAAAGTTATTTTACTAACTACGATAAAGGATAACATATCTGCAGGAACTAATACAGCGAATCGAATAGATATATGCGCAGATACAAATCAGATTATAGAACAATTACAATCGTTATTCGAAACGGCTTGTCATCAAACGTCATCGGACTCTCACGAGCCCCTTACACCTCGCGAGAAAGAAGTCTTGCAACTGATTGCACAAGGATATATTAACAAAGAAATTGCCGATAAACTCAATATCAGTTTCAATACCGTCCTTTCTCACCGTAAAAACATCACATCGAAACTCGGTATTAAAACATTATCAGGTTTAAGTTTCTATGCCATGATGAACGGATATATCACTCCTTCGGATATCGAACAGATTTAA
- a CDS encoding helix-turn-helix transcriptional regulator, producing MGLVYADMKLCDIILQEPTLIPVINRFGISLGVGDKNVQTVCKENKLDTNFFLTILNTFINKDFFPEKKLKSFCASQIVDYLSKTNDYYEHFQLPNIERHFHSLLSHSTGKNNLEYIRQFFGELKNDLLKRIDEDRTQWFPAIKKASEQLTLLQPDVNDFSIDISEQRTDPLEEKLNDLKSLFIIHLSVECDENLCYGVIFAIYTLAKDIKQNNRIRHRILKPLSEALQLASAKTIR from the coding sequence ATGGGATTAGTATATGCAGATATGAAGCTTTGTGATATCATTCTACAAGAACCTACCCTAATTCCGGTAATTAACCGTTTCGGTATTTCATTAGGTGTAGGAGATAAGAATGTACAAACCGTATGTAAGGAGAACAAACTCGATACGAACTTTTTTCTTACTATTCTGAATACATTCATCAACAAAGATTTTTTCCCCGAAAAAAAATTAAAGTCGTTCTGCGCCTCTCAGATTGTAGATTATCTGAGCAAAACAAACGATTATTACGAACATTTTCAATTGCCCAATATCGAACGGCATTTTCATTCTCTCCTTTCCCATAGCACAGGGAAAAATAACTTGGAATACATCCGACAATTTTTCGGAGAGCTGAAAAACGATCTTCTCAAACGTATCGATGAAGACAGAACCCAATGGTTTCCCGCAATAAAAAAAGCATCGGAACAATTGACGCTTTTACAACCCGACGTAAACGATTTTTCCATTGATATTTCAGAACAAAGGACCGATCCTCTGGAAGAAAAGCTCAATGATTTAAAAAGCCTTTTCATCATACACTTATCTGTAGAATGTGACGAAAATCTTTGTTATGGAGTGATATTCGCCATATATACTCTTGCGAAAGATATTAAGCAAAATAACCGCATACGCCATCGTATTTTAAAACCTTTAAGTGAAGCCTTGCAATTGGCTTCCGCTAAAACGATACGTTAA
- a CDS encoding 5-formyltetrahydrofolate cyclo-ligase, protein MQNEIGKTKEHIRQIIKLSKARISDEQRKTESDDIMRQLEKLDCFKKAHTILLYHSLPDEVDTTGMIKRWNKTKQIILPVVSGNDLILRRYSPEHLSTGVFGIREPDTNNEQIDLSEVDLAIIPGIAFDSKGNRLGRGKGYYDRLLQEKNRTTTIGICFRLQLIESIPANTFDQPMNKIATADKIYHCDKT, encoded by the coding sequence ATGCAAAACGAAATCGGTAAAACGAAAGAACACATAAGACAGATAATAAAGCTGTCTAAAGCCCGGATATCGGACGAACAGAGAAAAACCGAATCGGATGACATTATGAGACAATTAGAAAAACTCGATTGTTTCAAAAAAGCACATACGATTTTATTATATCATTCGCTACCCGACGAAGTAGATACTACCGGTATGATTAAACGGTGGAATAAAACAAAACAAATTATACTACCCGTAGTTTCCGGGAACGACCTAATTTTACGTCGTTATTCTCCCGAACATTTATCTACCGGTGTTTTCGGTATTCGTGAACCGGACACGAACAATGAACAAATCGATTTGTCAGAAGTCGATTTGGCCATTATCCCCGGAATCGCATTCGACAGTAAAGGAAACCGCTTAGGACGGGGAAAAGGATATTATGACCGGCTGTTACAAGAAAAAAACAGAACAACAACCATAGGAATCTGCTTCAGATTACAACTGATTGAAAGTATCCCGGCAAACACATTTGACCAGCCCATGAACAAAATCGCAACAGCAGACAAGATTTACCATTGCGACAAAACTTAA
- a CDS encoding S41 family peptidase produces the protein MNKKTLIWLPVIIAIAIISGIYIGRYYHTVSTVGSGFFSPKSKIDALIDIINKQYVDTVDTKQMIEDIMPKVIGELDPHSAYISAKDLESINEELEGSFGGIGIQFSILEDTITVVSVISGGPAEKVGIIPGDRIIAVNDTAFVGEKVTNEKVMSKLRGPKNSDVNLTIKRVTAKKPLDFTLTRGDIPLNSLDASFKINDKTGYLKIRNFGRTTYDEFMNALAKLRKDGAEKFIIDLRGNTGGYMEAAINMVTEFLPKGQLIVYTEGKSYPRNEAYSNGTGAFQKNQMIVLMDEWSASASEIFAGAIQDNDRGLIVGRRSFGKGLVQQQIPFSDGSAIRLTVARYFTPSGRSIQKEYKMGDGEDYSKDLMIRFLHGEFDSKDSIKQNTDLVYKTLNGRTVYGGGGIMPDIFVPRDTIGITSYLNNVVNSGLIYQYAFKYADENREKLESFKDYKDLLRHLQKQPLLNDFVRYATSKGVKPRPVYINISRHIINNQLQAYIARNILGDEAFYPVLLTHDNTLLKAVELLNDNKGFPEIPVN, from the coding sequence ATGAATAAAAAAACATTAATATGGCTTCCCGTAATCATAGCGATAGCCATTATTTCAGGAATTTATATCGGCAGATATTATCATACCGTGAGCACGGTCGGGAGCGGTTTCTTTTCACCAAAAAGCAAAATCGATGCTTTGATCGACATTATAAATAAACAATATGTCGATACGGTAGATACAAAACAAATGATCGAGGATATTATGCCCAAAGTCATTGGTGAACTCGACCCTCATTCAGCTTATATCAGCGCCAAAGATCTGGAAAGTATCAACGAAGAACTCGAAGGAAGTTTCGGAGGGATCGGCATTCAATTCAGTATTCTCGAAGATACGATTACTGTAGTGAGCGTCATATCCGGAGGACCTGCTGAAAAAGTAGGAATTATTCCCGGTGACCGCATCATTGCTGTTAACGACACGGCTTTCGTAGGCGAAAAGGTAACGAATGAAAAAGTAATGAGTAAATTAAGGGGGCCCAAAAACTCCGACGTAAATCTTACCATCAAACGCGTTACAGCCAAAAAACCGCTCGACTTTACCCTCACTCGTGGCGATATCCCGTTAAACAGTCTCGACGCGTCATTTAAAATCAATGATAAAACAGGTTATCTGAAAATCAGAAACTTCGGACGTACGACATACGATGAATTCATGAATGCATTGGCAAAACTCAGAAAAGACGGTGCCGAAAAATTTATTATCGATCTACGGGGAAATACCGGGGGATATATGGAAGCTGCAATAAACATGGTAACCGAATTTTTGCCTAAAGGACAGCTCATTGTATATACCGAAGGGAAATCATATCCCAGAAATGAAGCGTATTCTAACGGAACGGGGGCATTTCAAAAAAATCAAATGATTGTTCTTATGGACGAATGGTCGGCCTCGGCCAGTGAAATCTTTGCAGGTGCAATACAAGATAATGACCGCGGGCTTATCGTGGGCAGACGTTCCTTCGGAAAAGGCCTTGTGCAACAACAAATTCCATTCTCCGACGGGTCAGCAATAAGATTAACTGTCGCCAGATACTTTACCCCATCAGGCCGCTCTATTCAGAAAGAATATAAAATGGGAGACGGAGAAGATTACAGCAAAGATCTGATGATAAGATTCCTGCACGGAGAATTCGATTCGAAAGACAGCATCAAACAAAATACCGATCTGGTATATAAAACACTCAACGGCCGTACCGTATATGGCGGCGGCGGTATTATGCCAGATATTTTTGTTCCCCGGGATACGATCGGGATTACCTCTTATTTGAATAATGTGGTAAACTCGGGTCTTATATATCAGTATGCATTTAAATACGCCGATGAAAACAGGGAAAAACTGGAATCCTTTAAAGATTACAAAGACTTGTTACGGCATTTACAAAAACAACCCCTGCTCAATGATTTTGTCAGATATGCGACATCCAAAGGTGTAAAACCAAGACCGGTTTATATCAATATTTCACGCCACATCATCAACAATCAATTACAGGCTTATATTGCACGTAACATCTTGGGCGATGAAGCTTTCTATCCCGTATTGCTCACTCATGACAATACGTTACTCAAAGCGGTAGAATTACTAAACGATAATAAAGGGTTTCCCGAAATCCCGGTAAATTAA
- a CDS encoding dCMP deaminase family protein, producing the protein MDKEKQLILDKRYIRMALIWAENSYCKRRKVGALIVKEKMIISDGYNGTPAGFENICEDENDHTYPYVLHAEANAITKVARSNNSSEGATLYVTSSPCIECSKLIIQAGIRRVVFSEHYRLHDGIDLLKKAGITVDFIEAT; encoded by the coding sequence ATGGATAAAGAAAAACAATTGATTCTCGACAAACGTTATATACGTATGGCTCTTATTTGGGCCGAAAATTCTTATTGCAAACGACGCAAGGTAGGCGCCCTTATCGTAAAAGAAAAGATGATAATCTCAGACGGCTATAACGGTACTCCGGCCGGATTTGAAAATATTTGTGAAGACGAAAACGATCATACCTACCCTTACGTACTGCATGCGGAAGCAAATGCCATAACAAAAGTAGCAAGATCGAACAACAGCAGTGAAGGAGCGACTTTATACGTAACTTCATCTCCCTGTATAGAATGTTCGAAATTGATTATACAGGCAGGGATACGCCGGGTAGTATTCTCTGAGCATTATCGGTTGCATGACGGGATCGACCTTCTTAAAAAAGCAGGTATTACGGTAGATTTCATAGAAGCGACTTAA
- a CDS encoding beta-N-acetylhexosaminidase produces the protein MKKINSVLILICSLFMFTANGAGKRNELKIAITPLPAFIEAPENNSRFTITPKTTIYLCDTTEGLRKAATYFSNWSSRSLGTSLPLKYSEKKINKGIVLMTDNNLEEEEYILDINKKRIHIAGGSPRAVFYAFQSLRQLCPPEAEIAEKTKKLTVPGVYIKDKPDFTYRGAMLDVCRHFFTIEEVKQFIDMLVLHKINTFHWHLSDDQGWRIEIKKYPLLTEIGSQRDATIIGHAIGSTRYDNTPYGGYYTQDQIKEVVRYADDHFITVIPEIEMPGHALAALASYPYLGCEDKDYKVCGTWGVFDEVYCAGKDSTFEFMENVLSEVIELFPSKYIHIGGDECPKKAWKNCALCQKRIKELSLKNENELQSYFVRRIEKFLNTHDRKLIGWDEIMEGGLSKTSTVMSWRGTQGGIDAAKMGNYAIMTPTNYCYFDYYQSKAKASEHLAIGGYVPVSQVYSLDPYEKLNENEKKFILGVQCNTWTEYIPNFNHLQYMVLPRMAALAEVGWSYSRKNYDDFLLRLTRLTKRYDALDYNYAKHVFENR, from the coding sequence ATGAAGAAAATAAATTCGGTACTTATTCTCATATGCAGTTTATTCATGTTTACGGCAAACGGAGCCGGAAAACGAAATGAGTTAAAAATAGCCATTACCCCTTTACCCGCATTTATAGAAGCACCGGAAAATAACAGTCGGTTTACAATTACGCCTAAAACGACTATATATCTCTGCGACACGACCGAAGGACTCCGTAAAGCCGCTACTTATTTTTCAAACTGGAGTTCCCGTTCTTTAGGAACAAGTCTGCCTTTAAAATATTCGGAAAAAAAAATAAACAAAGGCATTGTATTAATGACCGACAACAATTTGGAAGAGGAAGAATATATACTCGATATAAATAAAAAGAGGATACACATTGCGGGAGGATCTCCGAGAGCCGTATTTTATGCATTTCAATCTCTACGGCAATTATGCCCTCCCGAAGCCGAAATCGCGGAAAAAACAAAAAAATTAACGGTACCGGGAGTTTATATAAAAGATAAGCCCGACTTTACATACAGGGGTGCCATGCTCGATGTTTGTCGCCATTTCTTTACAATCGAAGAAGTGAAACAATTTATCGATATGCTCGTTTTGCACAAAATAAATACGTTTCACTGGCACCTTTCCGATGATCAGGGATGGCGTATCGAAATAAAAAAATATCCTTTACTGACAGAGATCGGGTCTCAACGAGATGCAACCATCATAGGACATGCCATAGGAAGTACCCGTTACGACAATACTCCTTACGGAGGATATTATACGCAAGATCAGATTAAAGAAGTCGTACGTTATGCCGATGATCATTTCATTACTGTGATTCCCGAAATCGAAATGCCCGGCCATGCATTGGCTGCTTTAGCCTCCTACCCCTATTTAGGCTGTGAAGACAAAGATTACAAGGTATGCGGAACTTGGGGAGTTTTCGATGAGGTATATTGTGCGGGAAAAGATTCTACTTTCGAATTTATGGAAAACGTACTATCCGAAGTAATTGAATTATTTCCGTCAAAATACATTCACATCGGTGGAGATGAATGTCCTAAAAAAGCCTGGAAAAACTGTGCGCTGTGTCAAAAAAGAATAAAAGAACTTTCTTTGAAAAATGAAAACGAGCTACAAAGCTACTTCGTTCGACGGATCGAAAAATTCCTGAACACGCACGATCGGAAACTTATCGGATGGGATGAAATAATGGAAGGAGGTCTTTCAAAAACGTCGACTGTAATGTCGTGGAGGGGAACACAAGGTGGAATCGATGCCGCTAAAATGGGCAATTATGCCATTATGACTCCTACAAACTATTGCTATTTCGATTATTATCAAAGTAAAGCAAAAGCTTCTGAACATTTAGCCATCGGAGGATATGTTCCAGTCTCCCAGGTATATTCGTTAGACCCTTATGAAAAACTAAATGAAAATGAGAAAAAATTTATTCTCGGAGTACAATGCAATACATGGACAGAATATATACCGAATTTCAACCATTTGCAATATATGGTATTACCTCGTATGGCGGCTTTAGCAGAAGTAGGCTGGAGTTACAGCCGCAAAAATTATGATGATTTTTTGCTGCGGCTTACCCGTCTTACAAAACGTTATGATGCATTAGATTACAATTATGCCAAACACGTTTTCGAAAATCGGTAA
- a CDS encoding co-chaperone GroES yields MNIRPLADRVLIKPAPAEEKTVGGIIIPDSAKEKPLKGEVVAVGNGTKDEEMVVKPGDQVLYGKYAGTEIELEGDKFLIMRQSDILAII; encoded by the coding sequence ATGAACATTAGACCTTTAGCAGACAGAGTATTGATTAAACCGGCTCCTGCAGAAGAAAAGACCGTCGGAGGTATTATTATTCCCGATTCGGCAAAAGAAAAACCCTTGAAAGGTGAAGTTGTTGCAGTTGGTAACGGTACGAAAGATGAAGAAATGGTTGTGAAACCCGGTGATCAGGTGTTGTATGGTAAATATGCTGGGACCGAGATCGAACTCGAAGGTGACAAATTCCTCATCATGCGTCAATCAGACATTTTAGCTATTATCTAA